A window of Hyperolius riggenbachi isolate aHypRig1 chromosome 1, aHypRig1.pri, whole genome shotgun sequence contains these coding sequences:
- the LOC137560456 gene encoding uncharacterized protein: MGSTSISRECEEQQQPRSPVHPRMLMSSRCYFYTFCFFVISSFLLSFYVQGTIFKKSTQPVKLTFVRDPITALDSRILIISPYYDPRPSPSVRVLAIIHESVKEIYCLFNCLLNRTISVRASIDLHSDRFGFPYGTADLLCKEPSECNYRYISFQSPNSTVTTERLLFEVKNHPLPSISSNFTVCISSIYGGYNNVLQMVQSIEMYKILGVSRVTIYNTSCSQNIDKVLHYYIDEGTLEVVPWPINQYLNTSKEWRYSEGLTSQVGYYGQTAALNDCLYRNMYKSKFVLLHDIDEIILPVQDEDWFSLMEHLQRLHPDTSVFCFEDHVFTTSASASGFDLWPDIPGVNILLHPFREPINWNEFINRKMIVNPRQIFQTSIHSALKHTGTTKNITQNIGISFHCRSQERKNITTDQLIRDDILRMYNVSLVPKINGVIRKLFTHS; this comes from the exons ATGGGATCCACCAGTATCTCTAGAGAATGTGAAGAACAACAGCAG CCTCGATCACCTGTCCACCCCAGGATGCTGATGTCTTCTAGATGCTACTTCTACACATTTTGCTTTTTTGTCATCAGCTCTTTCTTACTTTCTTTCTATGTTCAAGGAACAATATTTAAGAAGAGCACACAACCAGTGAAACTTACCTTTGTCAGAGACCCCATAACAGCCCTGGACAGCCGAATACTCATCATCTCTCCATATTATGATCCAAGACCGAGCCCGTCAGTCAGGGTCCTCGCCATCATTCAtgagtctgtgaaggaaatctattGTCTCTTCAACTGTCTCCTAAATCGAACCATCTCTGTTAGGGCTTCAATAGATCTTCATAGTGACAGGTTTGGGTTTCCTTATGGAACGGCAGATCTGCTATGTAAAGAACCTTCAGAATGTAATTATAGATATATTTCCTTCCAATCACCTAACTCCACAGTCACAACGGAGAGGCTCTTATTTGAAGTAAAAAACCACCCACTTCCATCAATCTCTTCCAATTTCACGGTTTGTATTTCTTCTATTTATGGAGGCTACAACAATGTTCTACAGATGGTCCAGAGCATTGAGATGTACAAGATTCTGGGTGTTTCCAGGGTCACCATCTATAACACCAGCTGTTCCCAGAATATAGATAAGGTCCTACACTATTACATTGATGAAGGAACTCTAGAAGTTGTGCCATGGCCAATAAACCAATACCTCAATACATCAAAAGAATGGCGATACTCTGAAGGTCTCACTAGTCAGGTTGGTTACTATGGACAAACTGCAGCCTTAAATGATTGTTTATACAGGAACATGTACAAAAGCAAGTTTGTCCTCCTTCATGACATTGATGAAATTATCCTTCCAGTCCAGGATGAGGACTGGTTCTCATTGATGGAGCATCTCCAGAGACTACACCCAGACACAAGTGTCTTCTGCTTTGAAGACCACGTCTTCACCACATCAGCCAGTGCCTCAgggtttgacctgtggccagatatCCCGGGGGTCAATATTCTCCTTCATCCCTTCCGGGAACCTATCAACTGGAATGAGTTTATTAATCGCAAGATGATTGTGAATCCCAGACAGATATTTCAAACATCTATTCATTCCGCTCTGAAACATACAGGAACAACAAAGAATATAACACAAAATATTGGCATCTCCTTCCATTGTCGAAGTCAAGAGAGGAAGAACATCACCACAGACCAGCTTATTCGCGATGACATATTGCGAATGTACAATGTGTCCTTGGTGCCAAAAATTAATGGCGTGATTCGGAAACTCTTCACTCACTCTTAG